Proteins from one Dysgonomonas sp. HDW5A genomic window:
- a CDS encoding cation:dicarboxylate symporter family transporter: MKRILSNTTVKLLLGVIGGIVIGLVANQTIISVILPLKHILSQVIFFLIPLLIFGFITPAITRLKKNASKLLGRSLLLAYGSCIGSASLAALVGYKMIPLLNISPTTDTTQKLPDILFQLDIPPLMSVLSALVFAFLLGLSIIWVKSDKIEGALYEFQDLVFVMVKKILIPILPFFIAANFSILAYEGALASRLPIFLAILLITILCHILWMTILYVSAGLYAKVNPWQVLKYYGPVILTALGTQSSAASLGVAIEQTKKIPVLKSDVRDFAIPLFGNIHFPGSILDVVFLSLAVSQLLYGTMPDLSKMLIFIPLLGIFAIAAPGLPGGTLITSLGLIHAVLGIDDAGIALMITIFALLDSFGTTHNITSDGALTLFLSANSDKNNIKSDAEKTEVSVE; the protein is encoded by the coding sequence ATTTTATCGAATACTACAGTAAAGCTGCTTCTTGGTGTTATTGGCGGAATAGTCATAGGTCTTGTAGCCAATCAAACTATCATATCAGTAATACTTCCATTGAAACATATACTGAGCCAAGTTATATTTTTTCTTATTCCACTTCTGATTTTCGGGTTTATCACTCCGGCAATAACCCGATTGAAGAAAAATGCGTCGAAATTATTAGGACGTTCATTGTTGTTAGCATATGGCTCATGTATCGGGAGTGCATCATTAGCAGCTTTAGTCGGATATAAGATGATACCTTTGTTGAATATCAGCCCGACTACAGATACTACACAAAAACTACCTGATATTTTGTTCCAATTAGACATTCCCCCTTTGATGTCCGTATTGAGCGCTTTAGTCTTTGCTTTTCTTCTGGGCTTATCTATCATCTGGGTAAAATCAGATAAAATAGAGGGGGCATTATATGAATTTCAGGATCTGGTTTTCGTTATGGTAAAAAAAATACTGATCCCCATACTTCCTTTTTTCATAGCTGCTAATTTCTCGATATTGGCTTATGAGGGAGCCTTAGCATCAAGATTACCTATCTTCCTGGCAATTTTACTTATAACTATATTATGCCATATATTATGGATGACCATTCTTTATGTTTCGGCCGGATTATATGCCAAGGTTAATCCATGGCAGGTACTTAAATATTACGGACCGGTGATACTAACCGCGTTAGGAACACAATCATCTGCGGCAAGTTTAGGGGTTGCTATCGAACAGACCAAGAAAATACCTGTATTGAAGAGTGATGTAAGAGATTTTGCGATTCCGCTTTTTGGAAACATACATTTCCCCGGGTCTATTCTTGATGTTGTTTTCCTTTCTTTAGCAGTTTCTCAATTGTTATACGGAACAATGCCCGACTTGAGCAAGATGCTCATCTTTATCCCGCTACTGGGAATTTTCGCCATAGCAGCTCCGGGATTGCCGGGCGGAACTCTAATTACTTCTCTTGGATTAATTCATGCAGTTCTGGGAATAGACGATGCAGGTATCGCATTAATGATTACAATCTTTGCTTTGTTGGATAGCTTTGGCACAACTCATAATATTACGAGTGATGGAGCACTCACCTTATTTCTATCAGCAAATTCGGATAAAAATAATATAAAAAGCGATGCTGAAAAGACAGAAGTGTCTGTCGAATAA